The segment AATGACCGAATCAACATTGCTTCTTCGCCAATCATCTTTTGTAAGTCCATTTTTATATTGTTGATAAGAGATTGAATCAGGAAATTCTTTGCCTGCAATTCGATAAGGATAAAAATAATCATCGAAGTGAATGGCATCCACATCATAACGTACTGTCATGTCACGGATCACTTCCACTACAAATGCCTGTGCTTCTTTATTCCCCGGATCGAAATACTTTTTACCACCATAATCTAAAAACCATGATGGATGAAGGCGTGTAATATGCGATGGAGCAATAGATGCTTTTCCAATACTGAAATCGGCACGGTAAGGATTACACCATGCATGAAATTCCATTCCACGGTTGTGCGTTTCCGTGATCATAAACTCTAACGGATCGTAATAAGGAGATGGAGGTTTGCCTTGTATACCGCTGAGCCATTCACTCCATGGTTCGTAAGGGGAAGGATAAAATGCATCGGTTGCAGGACGCACCTGCATGATCACTGCATTCATCCCATTGCTTTTATGCAGATCAAGTATGCGAATGAATTCTGCTTTTTGCGAATCGACCGGAATACCTTTCTTCGATGGCCAGTCAATATTATCAACTGTTGCGATCCATACGGCCCTGAACTCCTGTTTAGGCTGCGCCGCAACAACAGATTGCAAAAAAATAAGAATGAAAAGAAAATAACCACGTGCCATATCCGAAATTAATCAGAACCACGCACTTTATCGAGCAAAGAGTTGAGTTGTTTGGCATCTTCTACTGAAAGGTTATTCATTACACCATCAATGAACGACTGTGCACTGTCCAGTTTATGCAGAAGTTTTTTCCCCTTTGCTGTAATGATCACATCAACAAGCCGTTTATCTTTTTTGCTGATGGTTTTCTTTGCAAGATTTTTCAAAATGAGCCTGTCAACAATACGGCTGGTGTCACTCATTTTATCAAGCATACGTTCACGTATCTGTAATGTTGAAAGAGGTGTATCACTGCCACGTAAAATGCGGAGTATGTTGAATTGCTGAAGCGTGAGATCTTCCTGATCCAAAAATTCTTTTAGTTTTTCTGTAACCCAGTTATGCGTAAAGATGAGATTGACAACTGTTTTATGATGTTCATTTCTGAACTTTCTTATTTGTTTGATATCCGTTTCTAAACTCATAAGCTGGTAGTTTTTAAATGAAAGGTTTGCACACAAACGAATTTAATATCCGTCAATTGTTATCTCAGCAAAAGATCCAGTTTTTTAACAACTCTCTTAATTACGTTGCCGGTCACTAAATAATTTCCAAAGGTAGATTGTTGTGTTATCGCTGTTCAATCTTGTATAATCGGAGGGACGGATAAAAGGCTTCTAGTTGCCTGCAAATTTCGATGCGCCAACCAAGAGTATACCGGTAATAGAATCAATACGGCCATTCTTCAGTTGTTCATCACTTTCAAAGCCTTTACCAAAGATGGTTTTTGTTTTTTGCCTGATCTCAACATCTTTTGTGGTATACAGCTTATGCAAATTCTGTTCCCAATAAAGTTCGTTGGTTTTTAGTGTATCGCCATCAATACGTATCACCACCACACTATCGGTTAGTACAATGCGGCTTTGCTGTTCGTAATACCAGGCTTTCTTGGCATCGAGATAACTCTCGATCTGCATGCTGTCGTTATAAAAATCAACATGCAATGAATTGGGAAACTCAACTCTTGGAACACTATCGAAGTATCGAAGCATGAGCGGTGCGGTTAGTTTGGCTTTCATTCTGCCGCCCTGGCTTAGGTAACTGGTTACATTTTTCACCTCATCAACTGATAGACGGGTGCGTTGCATGTCACGGATTTTTTCCAGATCGTTCTCGCATGCCAAGAAAAAAAAGCAGCCTATGATTAGTGCTGCTGCTTTCTTTATCGAAAAAATATGGTTGCGATTATTAATCATATTTCCGTTTAATGAACCAGATGTCACTCAACGAGAAACCAACAGTAAACCTGAAATAGTTTTCACGTAATAACATAGTGCGGTTACCACGCTGGCCAAATTCAAAGGCTGTATTTACTACGTTGCTCTTATTGATCTCCTGGTAAGTAAAACGTTTGATAGGTAAGCCTACACCAAAAGTAATACCATAAGTGTTCATATTGCCATCAACAGTGTACGGCTCAAGACCATAATTAAACCCTGCACGGTACATTACCTGGCTCCAGTAAGATTTTGAACGGCCGGTAATATCAGGTATAAACTGTCCGCCAACTTTTATCTGCCATCCGTCCTGCAGCATATCTTTTGCTCCATTGTAACGGTAGTCGCCCCATTTTGAGAGTACATAGTCTGCACCTAAACGCAAACTGCTCTTTCCGTCATGCTCATACATTAACCCAAACCCATAAGTTGAAGGAAACAGGATATTTCCTTTGATATCTTTTACTTCTGAAACGGAATCAAGTTGCTGGTCATTTCCTGATGATTGATCGATCAGGAAGGTTTCATAAAGTTCATCACGTGTTGAACCCATCTTGGTTTGCAAAGTTGAGTAAGCACCCAAGTGCAACACACTTGATTTGCGGCTAACTGTATCAACCTTAAGTTTGATCATATACTGTACGCCCACTTCTGCAAAGGCAGCACCAAACTTATTGCGGATCTTTTTCTGACCACTGCGGTAGCGGCCAAAGGCAGTGTCGTTGTAAATATTTACCCTGGTTGTATAATCGGCCGTACCAAAACGGTAACCGCCATTCACACCAATGCTGAAATTCTTAATGCCAATGGCGGTACCCAAAAATGCCTGGTAGCTACCGCCTGTTCCTTCGTAAAGTGTGACGGTGCTGTCTCCGGAAGGAAGACGGCCGCCCGACTGAATATTGTAACTCACCTTTGTAACTGGGCGAAGACCAAAGGCCAATCCCCAGTTTACTTTTGATTTTACCGGTTTGATCTGGAAACCTGCTGCCAGGTAAGGGATCACCGCATTGCTGGAAGTATAGGTATCACCCCTGTTATTACTCAGCTTACGACTGTTGATGTCGATGCCCACATCGAGGATCGAACGCTGTAAGCCAAAACGGCTGTACGAAGCAGGGTTTACGAAATTGATTGTCTGAAAGTCGCTATATGCAGCTCCTAAATGGCCCATGCCTCTTGTGGCAACATTGCCCGTAGGAACAATATCACCTAAACCGTAACGGCTCCAGGGCGAATTATCCTGTGAAATAGCGGGAAAAATAACTGATAACGATAGCACGAACACCAACGAAACACGCTTACCGATTGAACTCACATATTGCATACAGACCTTTAAATATTAGTTGAGGGTCTGCAAATATCTGGTTTTTGAGCAGAGGAGCAAAATGAAGCGTATCACCCCCGGTTAATTGCACGTTAAAGTTCCCGTACTTTTCAGCATAGGCATCAATGATTCCATCGATCTCTTTGGCCATTCCCCAAGCCACGCCGCTCAGTAAATTAGTCTTGGTATCGTAGCCAATCAGCGGAAAATTCCACTCCATTTTTACCAATGGCAGCTTGGCTGTATAGTCGTTCATCGATTTAAAACGCATTTCAAGACCGGGTGATATACTGCCTCCCAAAAACTGATTCTGATTATTGATGAAATTATAGGTGATGCAGGTGCCTAAACCAATGGCTAAATTATTTTTATTGGGGAACAGATAAACAGCGGCTGCACAAAGTGCCAACCGATCGGCACCGATGGTTTCAGGTTTACCAACCGGGGTACTGAAGGGTAGTTTTGTGAGATGCGATAACTTATGAAAGTTGGTAGTGCTGCTGAGTACATCTTCCACCACGGATTGATGATTTACTACCGACGACAGAATGGTAAACTGTGGTTTGTATTTTTCAACCACTTCTTCAATTGTTGAACGGTTATCATCGGGCAGAATAATAATTTCTTTCAGCTGATCCTGTTCAAACACCGCCGCTTTTAAACGGGTGTTACCGAAATCGAAACAAATGGTAGTGGACATGTGTGCAAGTTATAGATCAAAATCAAACGATTCCAGGTTCCTGAAATGTCCGTTGAGTTTTACTTTGTCTTTCAGGTTTTCCATTTCCGATAGCATGGGAATTACTTTACCCAAATGTCGTTTCAGGTATTCCTGCCTTTGCCCTTCACGAAAAAGCCCAAGCAGTTCATATTCTTCATCAATATTTAAACCCATGTGGTGGGCAACATCAAAGGCTTTCAATTCCTCTTCCGGTTTTTTAAAATCTTTACTTACTTCCAACAGGCGATGTAATTCCTTAATTCCTTTCACCACTTTCTGCATCAGTTCACGTTTTCCATCATCTTCATCTTCAGGATAGGTAACGATGGCCCCACTGTATAATTTCTCAGGTATTTCTTTAATGAGTTCGAGTAAACGAAACACTTTTACACCTCGGGTGGTAATATCCATTTTACCATCTTCATACACTTTTTTAATGGCTGTTACTTCTACTAATGTGCCCAGGTCTTTTAATTCTTTGTTTACAACTGCAGGAATACCAAACGGCTTTTTCTGTTCAAAACATTCGGCAATAAGTTGTTTATAACGTGGTTCAAATATGTGAAGGTTCAGATTTTCGCCAGGGAAAACAATAATGCTCAAAGGGAAGATGGGAATAAAATTGGTCATGCAGTGGTTGGTTCTGTTTACAAATTAACGAAGAAACCACTTTATTGTTTACCGGCTTTTTTAAGGTTATATAAAGTTTGATATTTAAGACGTGTATAGCGCCTTGTCATGGCAGCGATCTGCAAGCCTTCTTTTCCATCGAGAAAGCCCCGCTTCAGAATATAGCTGTTGAAAAAAGAATACAACGGCGAGAGATGACGTTTGTACCAAGCTCCTTTTTTACCTGCTTTGAAATATTGCTCACCGCTTTTAATACCGTAAGCTTTCATTTTTTGCTCATACTGCTCCGTTGATTGAACAGTTTTATGGAGAATATGCCCATTCAGTTTTTTCACTACACAACCATCTTCATAAATGAGTTTCTCATGCACATAATCTTCGTTCCATAATGCCTGATTGCGGTTGAACAGGCGAAAGGGTTCATCTCTTCGCCAATCGCCGTAACGGATCAGTTTATCTTTGAAAAAATTCTTACGGCGTATTGTGTATACAATTTTCTCATTTGAGAGATCGAGATTGAGTAAGGTTTGCAGCAATTCATCATCCACAATTTCATCAGCATCTATTTGCAGTATCCAATCGTACACTGCCTGTTCGTTGGCTATATTTTTTGTGAGGCCATGTCCTCTCCATTTTTCTTCGATCACCGTGGCGCCGTTTTTTACAGCAACAGGAATGGTGGCATCATTACTACCGGTATCGCAAACAACAATATCATCGGTGAGTGACTTAACACTTTGCAATGTGGGTGCAAGCAGGTGAGCGGCATTCTTTGTTATAATTACGACAGATATAGGTTGCATACTATTGTTTGACCGGGCGAATAGATAAATTCCAATACAATATAAAAAAACAATACAAAAACACACCGAATTGATCGTTGATTGTTGACTCGTAAAAAAACACGAGATCCATAAACAATACAAATGCCAATGCCTGTTTGTTTTGTTGCCAATGTTCTTTAAAAAAAGGCAATAAAACGACCAGTGTAAATAAAAGAACGGCTGCAATACCTGCGCCACTCCCACTCAGCATCCATTGATTAAGCGGAAGAAATTGTTGTGATGACGGTATTTCAGAAGCATTGGCTGCATACCATTTAACGGCTTCTTCCTTTATGTCACCATAACCTACGCCAGTTAACCAGTTGTTTTGAAACACATGCCATCCACTTCTGATGGATGCTAACCTGTTTACATCACTGAAGTTTCCTGCAAATTGTTTGTCTTGCCAATTGTTTTGCTCAAACAACACATACTGTAACCTGATACGAAAAGTTGGTATGCTGTAATAGGACACAACCGGTAAACAAAACACCGCTACAAGTGCTGCAGTTGCCAGTTGCTTTCTTTTTGTATGATACAATTGCCAAATGAATAAAGGCAGTACAACAATGTACAAACCCATGAGGCCCGTTTTTGCGCCAAGTACATGCAGGTAAATAACAAACCATGCGGCTGCAACACGACAACACCATTTAATCAATCGAGAAAAACTGCTTTCCCATTCTTCCAGTTTCAACCAGAGCAGCAATGCAATTACTATGGCCATACTGAAACGGATATGATCATTTTCTGCAGGTGTAGGAAGTGTTTTCGAGATTCGATACAATGCCTGGTAATTTTCCTGATCACTTACATAATGAGCTGCACTCCACACGGAGCCTGCAAATAATAAACTCACCCATATCAAAGCAAAAAAAAGAAAATGTTTTCGTTCAAAGCCCTTCTGTATTGTCATGGCAAATGGCAACAGCAATAAAGGCAGCATATCCTGCATCATTTCAAGCCAGGCAGATTGATCATTGCTCCATAAACCGGATATAAATGGAAGTAAAAAAAGACAGCTAATACCGAGGAGTAAATAATCTTTTTTAAAAACTTCAACACGTTCTTTTAAATCGCTTTGTAAAAACCCATTGGCAATAACCATGATCATACCAATGCTGAGAAGCGCACGACTTAGCAGGAAACCAACCATCATTAAGAGTATACCCGTACAAAAAAGATAAAAATGTATCGTGGATCTGTTGGTAGCCATGCTTGGTAGTGCAAATAAACAAACTTTCAATATTATAACAACTCCGTTTCACTCCCGTGTTGTTGCTGTTTATAACTGTGATGAAACTTTACACAATGATCCCTACCAACTGCTGCACTGTGTTTTGAATAATTATTTCAGTTAGGTTTGTGCTATGTGGGCCAATTTACTGCAAGAAGTTAAACAAGGCAATGCCAAAAGCCTGGCACGTTGCATTTCGTTGATTGAAAACGAAGTGGAAGGTTACGAACATTTTTTACAAACATTGCCTGCATCTGCCACACCTGTTATTGGATTAACCGGACCGCCCGGTGCCGGCAAGAGTACGTTGACCGATAGTTTGATCGGTTTGCTGGTGAACGAAGGAAAGAAAGTTGCTGTGCTTTGTATTGATCCATCATCTCCGTTTAATCTTGGGGCGTTGTTGGGCGATCGCATACGCATGAGCAATTGGTACAATCATCCGAATGTGTTTATCCGTTCGTTGGCTACACGTGGATCGTTGGGCGGATTGCATCCGAAAATTTTAGAGATCACCGATACCTGCAAAGCAGCAGGGTTTGATTATGTAATTGTAGAAACAGTTGGTGTTGGACAAAGTGAAATTGAAATTGCAGGTCTGGCTGATGTGACTGTTGTTGTTTTAGTTCCCGAAGCCGGTGATGAGGTGCAAACCATGAAAGCGGGTTTGATGGAGATCGCTGATATTTTTGCGGTGAACAAAGCCGATCGGCCCGAAGCTGATCTGTTTGTACGTAACCTTCGGTTGATGTTAGCCCCTGCATTTGCAACACATACACAGGAAATACCGGTGGTGAAAACAATTGCTACCGAACAAAATGGTGCAGGTGAACTACTGCAAAACATTCAAACATTATTGCAACAGCCACATGTAAACGAGCGAAGAAGTTGGTTACTGGCTGAGAAAGCATATTATTTAATTCAGCAGCAACGGATGAGAGATGTAGTGAAAAAAGAAATGAAGTTGAATATAGAAGAAGAGATGAAGAAGGGTGATTTTAATTTGTACAGATTTATTACAAAATATATAAGCTAAGAGTTAGAAGAAGTGAAAAAAGAAAAAGAGGAGATCAAAACAGTCTCCTCTTTTTTTATCTCTTTTCTTTAATCTCTTAGCCTACTCTTCACAACCAATCGGTGCACCCGGCGGCGCTTCTTTATGCAAAGTTGGCTTGGCATCTTTCGGATTTTTCATGCGTTCCAATGCCAATTGCAAATGCCCGGCAGTAATTCCTGTTGCGGTTTTTAATTGCAAGTCAATTTGTTTTTTAAGATCACTCAACGCTTTTTGAAGAACGGCACGAACAAGAAAAGAATTATTCTCGTCAACTGAAGCAGCCAGCAAATACGTCAATAATACCTGTTCTGTTTGTTGTTGAATCAATGCTTCCATACCTGTTCTGCGTGGAGCTTTCCATGTTTTATCGATCAATACCTGAATCATTTCTGCAACACCCAAGCCGCCATTTACTTCCTGCTGCACCATGCGGCTCAACCGTTCGCTGTTGAATAAAAAAGAGAACGGAAGATCGGCACCCGTTTCTGCAGGTGATAATTGATCGAATGATAAACCGGTACGCTTACGGAATAATTCCCTTGAACTACCATAACCCGATGGGCGTGGCGGAATCAATGCAGCAATACGATCAGGGATCATCAGCACTTTCGGATCAATACAATCAACAATGGCATTTAATGCTTTGCGTTGTTCTTCTTTGCTCAGCATTTTGGTGATGAGTTGTCCATCGCCACGTAATGCATAATTATAATACATGCCGCCCACAAGTTTGGTAGCTGCTTCTATTTGATAGCGATGATAAAAATAAACCGGCACCAATGCATCTTCCAGCATCGCCATCGGCATACCGGGCACAATATTTTTCTCACCAAATTGTTGCAGGGCTTTGCTGCGCACTTTCATCACTTCTTTTAATTCATCAGCAGCGTTTGCGCCATTGTCCCACAAATGTGCTTGCGGATGTAAACCACCCGGTGCACGTGCATCCCGGTCACTAATGAATTGCAATCCTTTTTTATTCGCTTCTGTAATGATAGTATTCAATGCCGTTTTTTCATTGGTGCCTGCAGGAAAATCCCGGTAACCCCATGTAACAGCTACCTTATCCCAATCACCAATTTTATCATCATACACGCTGGAGAAATCCATTTCACCTGCTGCATTTACACGAATGGTTGGATGCGGATAATCCATCACGCTTGCACGGTTGCTTACACTGGCCGCATAGTTGTGCATCAGTCCAATGGTATGGCCAATTTCATGTGCCGACAACTGACGTAATCTTGCCAATGCTGCCTGCAACATTTTATCATTGGCAGGAATGCCGGTTTCATAAGGCGATAACAAACCGGAGAAGATGAGATAATCCTGTCGCACACGAAGAGAACCAAGCGATACCTGTCCTTTAATGATCTCACCGGTACGTGGATCGACAACCGATGCGCCATAACTCCAGCCACGTGTTGAACGATGTACCCAGTTGATCATGTTGTAACGTATGTCCATTGGATCAGCAGAGTCAGGAAGGATGCGTACATCAAATGCATTGGTATACCCTGCTGCTTCAAATGCCTGGTTCCACCATTTACCTCCATCGAGCAAAGCCGAACGGATGGGCTCAGGCGTACCATTATCCAAATAATAAATGATTGGTTTTACCGCTTCGCTTTTTGCTGCAGATGGATCTTTTTTCTTTAACCGGTGACGAATGATGTATTGTTTCTCGATGGGATCGCTAACGGGGGAAGCATAGTCGTAAAACGAAACCGGAATAAAACTGCTGCGTGGATCAAACAATCTCGGTTTGTAATTATTATCGGGCAACTGCACCAGTGAATGATGAATGCGTAATGTGATGGCTTCGGTTGAAGGAGCGACTGATTGTACAAAATTGCCCACTTCCCCATCACTGTTTGTATACGTAACCGTTACTTCAAGTTCTGAATTGAGTGGAAAGTTTTTGGTGCGTGCAAGATACATGGCACTGCGTGTTTTATCCAGCACATAGTTTCCCTGTCGCATTCTGCGGATGGAATTGCTCACCTTCATCGCATCACGCATCAGAAAATCAGTTGCATCAACAAGGAATTTACCATTGCTTTCGGCTTCAGTGGTAAAACCCCACACGGTTGTTTGAGCAAATGCCTGTTCTACTGCACGTTTTTCGGCAGCATCGTTCGATAATGCACGGTAACTGTAATTTGGTTGAATGAGTAAGATCTTTCGTCCTACTTTATTGAACTTCACCACACGGTCCTCGCCCAACAAACCACGGTCAAGACCAATATCATTTGAACCTAAACCAGCAGGAAGTGAGACAACATATAAAAACTCTGTCTCCAGTTTATCTACTTCCAGCCATACTTTACCGGTATTCTCATCCCAGTAAAAATTAAAATAGCCCTCGTACTTTTTTAGACCGTTTGTTTTTTCTTCAATGGAAGGAAGTTTCTGTGCTGTTGTAAAAAGAGGTAACAGCAACAATAGTAAAATTGATTTTCTCATATGCAGTTGATTGATGCATACAAGTTAAGATATGAAGAGAAGCTAAAAAAAGGAATGTGATTAATGGTTATGCTTGCTGCTCTTCGTCCTTCTTCTGCATCTTCCACCAGCGCCAGCCAATGAAGCCAATGATGAGTAAAGGAGTACTCATGAGATAAATGATCGCACCATTCAATGCTTTTGCAGGTTTTTCGCCTAGTTGTGAAGCCGTTTTTGTACAGATCGAACATTGTGCCTCTGCATCTATGCCTGCAAACAGCAGCGCAACAGTCAATAAAACAAGCATCAATCCCCACTTTTTCATGTTCAAAGTTTGAATTGCAAAGTTAAGGGAAGAACGGGTAGGAAGAATAGGCAATTGGCAACGGTCAATAGGCAAGTTGCGTGTTTTTGCCAATTACTTATTGTCAATTGCCTGTTGAATTAACTTCCCATCCACTCTTTAAAAGCAGCTGCGCTTTCTTGGCTTATAATCACTTCTTCAGGTGCAGCGGGTTGTAATTCAAGTTCTAATTTACTTTTAGGATACGCTTTGATCTTCTGAATGGCCGAAACATTCACCAGGTATTTTCTGTTTACCCGGTAGAAAACGGAGGGATCGGTTTCCTTTTCCAGATCAGCCAGCGATTGATCGAGAATAAATTTCTGGCTGCGGTTATCAACCATGCACACCAGTTTATGCGTAGCATAGAAATAGGCAATTTCTTCTGTTTTGACACTGATATAATCGCTGCCACGTTTCACCAAAAAACGTTTCTTGAATTCAGTTGTTTGTTTTTGCTGCAATTGCAACAGCAGTTGCAGGTTTTGAGCGAAATATTTTTTTAGTGATTCATATTTATTCAATGCCTGTTTCAGTTTTTCATCGCTTACAGGTTTTAATAGATAATCGATGCCGTTATGCTCAAATGCTTCCTGCCAGTATTCATCATAAGCCGTGCAGAAAATAATGGGGCAGGTGATCTTGATATTATCTAACAGTTGAAACGAAAGGCCATCAGACAATTCAATATCCATGAACAACAGATCGGGCATTGAGTGAGTTGAAAACCATTCTGCAGCAGCCACGTTACTGCCAAGCACTGCTTCTATTATAAAGTCCTGGTTTGCTTTCAGCAAAGATTTCTTTAATTTTTCTGCTGCAGGTTTTTCATCTTCTATAATTACAATGCGCATATCAATCAATTTTCAGAATGGGTAAACAAACGATAAACATATCATCCGATCTTTCAATGCAGATAGATCTGTCCGTACTGAGGCGGTATCGTTCTTCCAGGTTTTGCAAACCAATCCGTGATGATGGTTTCCGCAGCTTTTTTTCTTTTAACTTATTCCGCATTTGCAATTCATTTCCCACAAATACAAGTTGGATCTGCAAGGGTGATGTTTCCGAAAATTCATTATGCTTCACGGCATTCTCTAACAACACCTGTAATGAAATAGGCGGAATCAGATATCGATCCCACAACGTTTCATCAACTTCTGTTTGCAGTTGCAACGCATCTTCAAACCTGATCTTTAACAACGAAAAATAATCTTGCATAAACAGCATTTCATCACGCAGCAGCACAAGATCCTTTGCTTTGTTCTGCAAAATATACCTGTACACATCGGCCATATGATCGTTGAAAAGCTTGGCTTTCTCCGGTTTCTCTTCAATTAAATGCGAAAGCGTATTGAGTGAATTAAAAATAAAATGCGGATCGATCTGATTCTTCAAAGCTTCCAGTTCTGCTTCGGCTTTTGCACGTTCCAACTGTTCCTGTTGCAGTTTATCATTCGCCACATCTCTTACCAAAAAAACAGTCTCATACAAATTCACTAAAAAGAAAACAGCGATCAAAATAATGATGGATGATAAACGTACCACATGCCAATCAACTATTCCATTCATAAATATCTTGTACCAGCCAACCAGCATGAGTATACTCATGGGCACTACATAAAACGGAATCGTAATGATAAATGCTAGTATCTTCTTCAACGGTTTATTCAACCAATCGAAATAGGAACGCAGAGTAAATTGCAAAAACCGCACTCCTTCATAGATCACAAAAGCAATGGAAATAGTATAGAGATAGCTGAGCTTGATCTGCCAATTGCTGAATTCTTCATGCGGCACCATCTGCGTGATCAACGGAATAGCAATACCAAACAAAGGCACCAGCACCACACGGATACCGATATCGTTGATCTTATCTTTCGGACCAAACAATTTCGTCGTTATGTTTTGTGCGTTTGTCGGCATCAGTTCCGGTTTCGTTCGTTTGCAGCTTGTGCATGTAAAGTTTGTAAAATAGATTCGAATACGAACAAATTTTTCAACCCAAAAACCAATTGTATGGATATGAATTCAATTAACTGGCTTGCTGTATTGGTTGCCGGTATTTCCGCTTTTGTATTAGGCGGCGTTTGGTATTCTCCTTTGTTATTTGGTAAAGCCTGGATGAGTGAAAACAATCTCACCGAAGAAGATGTAAAGAAAGGCAATGCCACCAAAATTTATGGCTGGGCTTTTGTGCTTTCACTCATCATGGCTGCTAACCTTGCCATGTTTTTAGCTGATACGCCTGCTGAATGTACCGGTAACTGTGCGCAAAAAACAGATGTTACCTGGGGAACTATTGCAGGTTTTCTTGCAGGTATCTGGGGCTTTTGCGCCATTGCTACCGTTGCGCTGTTCGAACAAAAAACGGCACGGTATATTTTCATTAACGGAGGTTACGCATTATTAGCTCTTACACTAATGGGCGCAATCATTGGTGTATGGCGATAATATGACGGCATTAACCATTACCTTGTTATTTAAACCTTATCGCCATGAAGTATCTGCTACTTCTTTTTGCTTGTTTCACAACAATTCAACTTTCAGCACAAAAACCTTGCAGTGCTCCTGCTTATCGTCAATTCGATTTCTGGATCGGCGAATGGGATGTGTATGGAAAGAACGGAACCAAAGCCGGCGACAGTAAGATCAGTTTGATACTTGATAGTTGTATCATCCTTGAAGAATGGACAAGTGCCGGTTCAAATCAAGGTTTGCGTTATGCCGGCAAAAGTTTTAATACATGGAACAGAAACACCAAACAATGGCAACAAACATGGGTAGATAATACAGGTGGCAGTACTGAATATCTGGAAGGGAAATATGATGAGAATAAAATCATCTTTCAAACAAAACCATTCCTTTTTTCAAAAGATACAATAGCAGTAAGAAAGTTAACCTTCTTCAATCT is part of the Lacibacter sediminis genome and harbors:
- a CDS encoding glycoside hydrolase family 10 protein, whose amino-acid sequence is MARGYFLFILIFLQSVVAAQPKQEFRAVWIATVDNIDWPSKKGIPVDSQKAEFIRILDLHKSNGMNAVIMQVRPATDAFYPSPYEPWSEWLSGIQGKPPSPYYDPLEFMITETHNRGMEFHAWCNPYRADFSIGKASIAPSHITRLHPSWFLDYGGKKYFDPGNKEAQAFVVEVIRDMTVRYDVDAIHFDDYFYPYRIAGKEFPDSISYQQYKNGLTKDDWRRSNVDSVIVALSRMIKQTKPWVKFGISPFGVWRNSDQDPRGSNTKAGQTNYDDLYADILLWLQKDWIDYVAPQLYWEFGHKAAPYEVLIDWWSKHTYGKHCYIGLGIYRAGSSDAWKDSTLIPRQIELLRNTPNMQGMIFFSSKTFNKNPNGWNDSLRLHYFKEPALVPEMKWMPRKK
- a CDS encoding type III pantothenate kinase, with the translated sequence MSTTICFDFGNTRLKAAVFEQDQLKEIIILPDDNRSTIEEVVEKYKPQFTILSSVVNHQSVVEDVLSSTTNFHKLSHLTKLPFSTPVGKPETIGADRLALCAAAVYLFPNKNNLAIGLGTCITYNFINNQNQFLGGSISPGLEMRFKSMNDYTAKLPLVKMEWNFPLIGYDTKTNLLSGVAWGMAKEIDGIIDAYAEKYGNFNVQLTGGDTLHFAPLLKNQIFADPQLIFKGLYAICEFNR
- a CDS encoding glycosyltransferase family 2 protein, coding for MQPISVVIITKNAAHLLAPTLQSVKSLTDDIVVCDTGSNDATIPVAVKNGATVIEEKWRGHGLTKNIANEQAVYDWILQIDADEIVDDELLQTLLNLDLSNEKIVYTIRRKNFFKDKLIRYGDWRRDEPFRLFNRNQALWNEDYVHEKLIYEDGCVVKKLNGHILHKTVQSTEQYEQKMKAYGIKSGEQYFKAGKKGAWYKRHLSPLYSFFNSYILKRGFLDGKEGLQIAAMTRRYTRLKYQTLYNLKKAGKQ
- a CDS encoding MarR family winged helix-turn-helix transcriptional regulator, with amino-acid sequence MSLETDIKQIRKFRNEHHKTVVNLIFTHNWVTEKLKEFLDQEDLTLQQFNILRILRGSDTPLSTLQIRERMLDKMSDTSRIVDRLILKNLAKKTISKKDKRLVDVIITAKGKKLLHKLDSAQSFIDGVMNNLSVEDAKQLNSLLDKVRGSD
- the lptC gene encoding LPS export ABC transporter periplasmic protein LptC; translated protein: MINNRNHIFSIKKAAALIIGCFFFLACENDLEKIRDMQRTRLSVDEVKNVTSYLSQGGRMKAKLTAPLMLRYFDSVPRVEFPNSLHVDFYNDSMQIESYLDAKKAWYYEQQSRIVLTDSVVVIRIDGDTLKTNELYWEQNLHKLYTTKDVEIRQKTKTIFGKGFESDEQLKNGRIDSITGILLVGASKFAGN
- a CDS encoding O-antigen ligase family protein, which codes for MATNRSTIHFYLFCTGILLMMVGFLLSRALLSIGMIMVIANGFLQSDLKERVEVFKKDYLLLGISCLFLLPFISGLWSNDQSAWLEMMQDMLPLLLLPFAMTIQKGFERKHFLFFALIWVSLLFAGSVWSAAHYVSDQENYQALYRISKTLPTPAENDHIRFSMAIVIALLLWLKLEEWESSFSRLIKWCCRVAAAWFVIYLHVLGAKTGLMGLYIVVLPLFIWQLYHTKRKQLATAALVAVFCLPVVSYYSIPTFRIRLQYVLFEQNNWQDKQFAGNFSDVNRLASIRSGWHVFQNNWLTGVGYGDIKEEAVKWYAANASEIPSSQQFLPLNQWMLSGSGAGIAAVLLFTLVVLLPFFKEHWQQNKQALAFVLFMDLVFFYESTINDQFGVFLYCFFILYWNLSIRPVKQ
- a CDS encoding LON peptidase substrate-binding domain-containing protein; this translates as MTNFIPIFPLSIIVFPGENLNLHIFEPRYKQLIAECFEQKKPFGIPAVVNKELKDLGTLVEVTAIKKVYEDGKMDITTRGVKVFRLLELIKEIPEKLYSGAIVTYPEDEDDGKRELMQKVVKGIKELHRLLEVSKDFKKPEEELKAFDVAHHMGLNIDEEYELLGLFREGQRQEYLKRHLGKVIPMLSEMENLKDKVKLNGHFRNLESFDFDL